The genome window TCCAGCTGGGCGTGGACGCGTCGCCGCAGGTCGGCGACATGGCTGACGATGCCGACGCTGCGGTCGCGTTCGCGCAGCGCGTCGAGGACGTCGAGGACCTCGTCGAGTGTCTGGTCGTCGAGGCTGCCGAACCCCTCGTCGATGAAGAGGGTGTCGAGGCGTACGCCACCGGCCTCGTCGGTGACGACGTCGGCGAGACCGAGGGCGAGCGCGAGGGAGGCGAAGAACGTCTCGCCGCCGGAGAGCGTGGCCGTGTCCCGCTCCCGCCCGGTCCAGGCGTCGACGACATGCAGCCCGAGCCCGCTGCGGCCACGGCCGGCCCGGTCGTCGGAGTGGACGAGGGTGTAGCGGCCGGACGACATGCGCTGGAGGCGTACGGTCGCGGCGGCGGCGACCTGTTCCAGGCGGGCGGCGAGGACGTACGCCTCCAGGCGCATCCGGCGCTCGTTGTCGGCGGAGGTGCCGGCCGCGAGCCCCGCCATCCGGGCGACGCGGTCGTACTCCTCGCGCAGCGGCGCCAGTCGGCGTACGGAGGCGGTGGCCCGTGCGGACAGCCCGTCCAGTTCGGCGCGGCGGCGCTCGGCGGCGTCCCACGCGGAGACGGTGTCCTGGAGCCGCCGGGCGGCGGCCGTGGCGGACCGCTCGGCGCTCGCGAGGTCGGCGGGCGGCAGCTGTGCCGCGGCGGCCGTCTCCGCCTCGGCGAGCACGGCCCGCACCGCCGCCTCCTCCGACTGCCGGGCGTCGAGGCGGTGTTGGAGGTCGCGGTGGGCGGCGTCGTCGAGGACGGCGGCGGCAGCGGCGGCCGGGGTGTCGAACCCGGCGCGGAAGGCCGCGTCGGCGAGGCGGGCGTCGGCGTCCTTGAGCCGCTGCGCGGTGTCGTCGGCCGCCCGTACGGCCTCGGCGGCCTCGGTGAGCAGCGCGGCCGTCCGCTCCAGCTCGGCGGCGCGCGCGGCCACGCTCTCGGCCTCGCCCCGGGCCTGCGTCAACTCTGCTTCCAGGGCTGTCTGTTCGCGCTCCAGCGCGTCCCGTCGGGTGTCGCGGGACGCGGCGCGCACCGCCGCCTCCTGCCGGGCGGCGATCCGCCGGTCCCGCTCCCGCTCGGCGTGCGCCAGGGCTTCCCGCGCGGGATGCAGCCCGGAGGCACCGTGCCGCGCCTGCGTGTACGCGTCCTCCAACTCGGCCGCCAGCTCGGCGAGTCGATCGGTGGGCGTGTCACCGGCCTCGGCGCTCGCGGCGGCCAACGCCCGCTGGACGAGCCCGAGTCGCCGCTCCGCCCCGGCACGCTCCTCGTCGGCCCGCTGGAAGTCGGCGAGCGCCCGCTCCTCCGCCTCCCGGTCCACGTGTCCGGCGACCTTCCGGGCCGGCTCGGGGTGTTCCGTGCCGCCGCAGACGGCGCACGGCCGCCCCTCGACGAGTGCGGCGGCGAGTTCCGCCGCGATGCCCGACAGTCGCTGGTCCTTGAGGTCCAGCCAGTGCGCGCGGGCCTCGACCGCTCGCTCGGCCAGCCGGAGCACGCGCGCCTGGGCGTCGTCGGTGTCCCGGCCGAGCTGATCCCGCTGCCGGGCGGCCCCGAGCCGTTTCTCGGCGGGTTCCCGCCGCTCGGCGAGCTGTTCGGCGCGGGTGGCGGCCTCCTGGGCGGACTCGATCCGGGCCCGCAGCCGCGCCTGGGTGGTCTCCCACTCGGCCAGCCAGTCGCCGGTGTCCTGGAGGACGTCCGTGTCGGCGCGCGCCTCGTCGGCCAACTCCGCCCGCTCGGTGAGGAGTACGGCGAGCCGTCGTTCCGCCCGGCGGGCCGACTCCAGACCGCCCAGCTCCTGCGACATCCCGCGGGCGGCGGTGGCGAGCCCGGCGGCACCGGCGTCGGCGTACGCGCGCGGCAGCCCGGCACGCGCGCGGGTGTTCTCCTCACTCGCCCACCGGTGTTCGCGCTCGGCCTCCTCGCGCAGTTCCAGCGCGGGCACCACCGCCTCCGCCTTGCGGCCACGCTCCATCCGCGCCCGGTCCTCCCGGTGGGCCTCTGCCCGCTCCTCCAGCAGCGCGGCACCCTCCCGGGCCTCCACGAACCGCCTTTGCAGCCGCGCCACTTCGCGTACGTCGTCCAGGACGTGGTCGGCGGCGGCCCGCGCCGACTCGGCGGCGGCGCGCGCGCAGTGGGCGATGGTGAGCCGTTCACGGGCGGTGCTGCGGGCGACGGCGGCCCAGCCCAGCACGGTGCCGGCGAGGCCCGGGTCGCCGGGGGTCAGTTCGGGAAGCTCCGGGGCGTCCCCCGCCGCCTGCTGCATGCGGTGGGCGTCGGCGAGCAGGTCCGCGTCGCCCTCGCGCACCCGCGCCTCGGTCGCCCGGCGCCGGTCGGCGAGCCGCTTCTCGACGGCGGCGAAGTGGTGGGTGTCGAAGAGCCGGCCGAGCAGCCGGCCCCGGGACTCGGCGTCGGCGCGCAGGAACCGCGCGAAGTCGCCCTGCGGCAACAGCACGACCTGGCAGAACTGCTCCCGGCTCATCCCCAGGACCTGGGTGATCTCCTCACCGATCTCCTGGTGCGAGCGGCTGAGGTCCTTCCAGGAGGCAGCGACCGCGTCGTACTCGCGCAGCCAGGTCTGTCCCTTGTCGAGTGTGGTGCCCTCGCCGCGCTTCTTGGGACGCTCCCAGGGCGGCTGCCGGGTGATCTCCAACCGGCGCCCGGCGACGGTGAGTTCGAGCCGGACCTCGGTGCGTGTCGTGGGCGCCGCGTGGTCACTGCGCAGGGTCATGCCCTGACCGCTCTGCCGTGCGCCGGGCACCGAGCCGTACAGCGCGTAGCAGACGGCGTCCAGGACCGACGTCTTCCCTGCGCCGGTCGGACCGTGCAGCAGGAAGAGCCCGGCCGCCGAGAGAGCGTCGAAGTCGACGGACTGGGCACCGCCGAAGGGCCCGAAGGCGGTGATGTCGAGCCGGTGCAACCTCATCGCACACCTGCCGCAACGGCTCGCCGGGCCGCCCGGAGGGCCCAGCGCCCGACGGAAGCCGATCGCCTCGCCGTCATCGCACGACCTCTCGGAGCGTGTCGTCGGCCCGTACGGCGTCGAACGCGTCTCTGAGGACGGTCCGTTCGTGTTCGTCGGGTCCGGTGCCGCCGCGGACATGGGCCACGAAGTCCTCGGCGATCTGCTGGTCGTCACGGCCGGCGAGGCGCCGGGCGTAGGAGATGTCGGGGTCGCCGGGGGCGCGCTCGGGGTCGAAGGCGAGGCTGAGCGTGTGCGGGAAGCGTTCGCAGAGCCGGGCCATGGGCTCGGCGGGCCGGACCGGGTCGGTGAGCGTGGCCTCGACCCAGGCTTCCTCGTGCCTGGCCAGCTCCGGGTCGGCGAGCAGGTCGTCCAGCCGCCCCCGGATCCGGGCGAGGGGGCGTGGGACGGGGCAGTCGATCCGCTCGGCGTCCACCGAGCCGTCGGCGCCGAGGTCCACCAGCCACATGCTCTTGCGGTGGTCGGCCTCGGAGAAGGAGTACGGCAGCGGGGAGCCGGAGTAGCGGACGCGGTCGGTGAGGGTCTGGCTGCCGTGCAGATGACCCAGCGCCACATAGTCGACGCCGTCGAAGACCCCGGCCGGCACGGAGGAGACGCCGCCGACGGAGATGTCCCGCTCGCTGTCGCTGGGCGCGCCGCCGGTGACGAAGGCATGGGCCAGGACGACGGAACGGGTGCCCTCCGCGCGCGTGGCCAGATCCGTGCGGACCCGGTCCATGGCGGCGGTGAGCACCGCCTCGTGGCCCGCCTTCTCCACTCCGAACTCGTCCTTCACCAGGGCGGGTTCGAGATACGGCAGCCCGTAGAAGGCGACCTCGCCGTGGGCGTCCGGCAGCATCACCGGGGTCCCGGCCGCCGAGGCCGCGGTCCGCAGATGGATGCCGGCCCGGCCGATGAGGCCCGCGCCGACGCCGAGCCGCCGCGCCGAGTCGTGGTTCCCGGAGATCATCACCGTGGGCACGTCCAGTTCGGCCAGTCGGTGCAGGGCCTCGTCGAACAGCTCGACGGCGGCCAGCGCGGGCACCGCCCGGTCGTACACGTCCCCCGACACGACCACCGCGTCCACGTCGCGCTCCCGCACGGTCGTGACCAGATGCCCGATGAACTCGGCCTGCGCGCCGAGCATGTTCACCCGGTGGAACGCCCGACCGAGATGCCAGTCGGAAGTGTGCAGCAGCCTCATGATCCCCGAACCTAACAGGCGGGTCGGACATCACGGGCGGCTACCGGCGAACCGACCCCGCGCACGCCGCCCGCCGCCGTGTCCCACGCGCGTGTGCCCCACGCGCGCGTGCCGCGCGACGCGGGTGAGACCCCGGTCACGTGTCCCCGTACGCCTCGCCGCCGAGTTCGAACCCGGCGGTGCCCGCGGTGGTGTCGGCGAGCCAGGCGCGGAAGGTGTCGACGTCGGCGTCGGGGAGGCCGATCTCGATGGTGACGGCCTCGCCGTAGCGCACGTCACGGACCTCGCGCCCGGTGGACCGCAGGTCGTTCTGCACCTTGCCGGCGCGCTGGTGGTCGACGGTCACCGTGGCCAGCCGGAAGCGCCGGCGCGTGAGGGTGCCGAGCTCGTCCAGTGCCTCGCCCACGGCACCGCCGTACGCCCTGATGAGGCCGCCCGCGCCGAGTTTGACCCCGCCGTAGTACCGGGTGACGACGGCGACGACGTACCGCATGTCCCGGCGGAGCAGCATCTGCAGCATGGGGACACC of Streptomyces phaeolivaceus contains these proteins:
- a CDS encoding YigZ family protein translates to MQDEYRTVARAGVHETEVNRSRFLCALAPAATEREAQDFVAAVRKERADATHNCFAYVIGADAAVQRAGDDGEPGGTAGVPMLQMLLRRDMRYVVAVVTRYYGGVKLGAGGLIRAYGGAVGEALDELGTLTRRRFRLATVTVDHQRAGKVQNDLRSTGREVRDVRYGEAVTIEIGLPDADVDTFRAWLADTTAGTAGFELGGEAYGDT
- a CDS encoding AAA family ATPase, coding for MRLHRLDITAFGPFGGAQSVDFDALSAAGLFLLHGPTGAGKTSVLDAVCYALYGSVPGARQSGQGMTLRSDHAAPTTRTEVRLELTVAGRRLEITRQPPWERPKKRGEGTTLDKGQTWLREYDAVAASWKDLSRSHQEIGEEITQVLGMSREQFCQVVLLPQGDFARFLRADAESRGRLLGRLFDTHHFAAVEKRLADRRRATEARVREGDADLLADAHRMQQAAGDAPELPELTPGDPGLAGTVLGWAAVARSTARERLTIAHCARAAAESARAAADHVLDDVREVARLQRRFVEAREGAALLEERAEAHREDRARMERGRKAEAVVPALELREEAEREHRWASEENTRARAGLPRAYADAGAAGLATAARGMSQELGGLESARRAERRLAVLLTERAELADEARADTDVLQDTGDWLAEWETTQARLRARIESAQEAATRAEQLAERREPAEKRLGAARQRDQLGRDTDDAQARVLRLAERAVEARAHWLDLKDQRLSGIAAELAAALVEGRPCAVCGGTEHPEPARKVAGHVDREAEERALADFQRADEERAGAERRLGLVQRALAAASAEAGDTPTDRLAELAAELEDAYTQARHGASGLHPAREALAHAERERDRRIAARQEAAVRAASRDTRRDALEREQTALEAELTQARGEAESVAARAAELERTAALLTEAAEAVRAADDTAQRLKDADARLADAAFRAGFDTPAAAAAAVLDDAAHRDLQHRLDARQSEEAAVRAVLAEAETAAAAQLPPADLASAERSATAAARRLQDTVSAWDAAERRRAELDGLSARATASVRRLAPLREEYDRVARMAGLAAGTSADNERRMRLEAYVLAARLEQVAAAATVRLQRMSSGRYTLVHSDDRAGRGRSGLGLHVVDAWTGRERDTATLSGGETFFASLALALGLADVVTDEAGGVRLDTLFIDEGFGSLDDQTLDEVLDVLDALRERDRSVGIVSHVADLRRRVHAQLEVVKERTGSVVRQRGH
- a CDS encoding exonuclease SbcCD subunit D; the protein is MRLLHTSDWHLGRAFHRVNMLGAQAEFIGHLVTTVRERDVDAVVVSGDVYDRAVPALAAVELFDEALHRLAELDVPTVMISGNHDSARRLGVGAGLIGRAGIHLRTAASAAGTPVMLPDAHGEVAFYGLPYLEPALVKDEFGVEKAGHEAVLTAAMDRVRTDLATRAEGTRSVVLAHAFVTGGAPSDSERDISVGGVSSVPAGVFDGVDYVALGHLHGSQTLTDRVRYSGSPLPYSFSEADHRKSMWLVDLGADGSVDAERIDCPVPRPLARIRGRLDDLLADPELARHEEAWVEATLTDPVRPAEPMARLCERFPHTLSLAFDPERAPGDPDISYARRLAGRDDQQIAEDFVAHVRGGTGPDEHERTVLRDAFDAVRADDTLREVVR